The DNA window GCAGCCGATCGTCACCTCCGGCGGCGGTCACCTGAGGCCGGGCGACACCGCGACGGTGGCGCTGCCGGTGGTCAACGACGGCGACGGCACCGCGGTGTCCACCAACGTCGTGCTGACCAGCCCCACGTCGGGCGTCACGATCGCACCGAGGGCGAAGTCGTACGGCACGATCAGCCCGCACCAGACCGGGATCAACGAGTTCACGGTGACGGTGCCCGGTTCGCAGCAACTCGGCAGCACCGTGGTGCTCGCCGCGAGAGTGACCTTCGCGGGGTCGCTTTCGCCGACCACGCAGCAGTTCGCGCTGAGCGTCGGGCAGCCGTCGCCGGAGACGCGCACCTTCGCCTACACCGGCCCGCCGGTGCCGATCCCGGACAGCAACCCGGCGGGCGCGGGCGTCCCGATCCAGGTGTCCGGTGTCGGGCGCGCGGCGAAGCTGACCGTTTCGATCGACGGGACGGCCTGCACGACGGACGTGGGCGCGACGACAGTGGGGATCGACCACTCGTACGTCAACGACCTCACCGCGACGCTCACCGCGCCGGACGGCTCGAAGGCGATTCTGCTGCAGCGCAACGGCGGATCGGGCAACAACCTGTGCAAGGTCGTCTTCGCCGACGACACCGCGAACGCGTTCAGCACGGTGACCGCGGCGAACGCGCCGTACACCGGGACGTGGCGGCCGCAGAACCCGCTTTCGGCGTTGCGGGCGAACGCGGTGGACGGCACGTGGACCCTTTCCGTGATCGACGGCGTCGCGGGCGATTCCGGGTCCATCCGCGCGGTTTCCTTGCACGTCAACGGTTTCCTTCAGCAGGAGAGCTGAGCCGGGCGGGTGCCCGCGGGTTTTCCCGCGGGCACCCGTGCCGCGCGCGACGTACGGTGAGCCGGTGAACAGGACGCGTCGGGTCGCCGGTGGCGGCCGCGCGGTCGAGGTGGCGCCGGAGCGGCTCGGCGGCTGGTTCGCCCGGTTCGCGGACCGCAACGGCGGGATCGCGCACACCCGGCCGGGTGCGGATGAAGTCGTCGTCACCGCCGGGAACGGGGCCACCGCGACCGTCACCGTCCCGTTCCCGCCACTGGACGCTCCCGGTGACCTCGACGCGCTCATCGCCCACGCGAACGCACCGCGTCGCATCGGGCTGCTCCTCGTCCGGCTGGGCGGGCACAGCGTCGGTGTCGCGGAAGGCGGCCGGGTCGTGGTGTCGCGGACCGCGGGGCGCCTCGTGCACGGCAGGTCGGCGGCGGGCGGCTGGTCGCAGCAGCGGTTCGCGCGGCGACGGGACGCGCAGGCGCGGCAGGCGGTGCGCGCGGCCGCGTCCGACGCCGCGGACGTGCTCGGGACCCGGTTGCCCGAACTGGATGCGGTGGTGCTCGGCGGTGATCGCGCGGCACTCGACGAGGTACGGCGGGACCGCCGCCTCAGCGGGGTCTTCGCGCTGGCGCTGCCGCGAGTGCTCGATGTCGCCGAGCCGCGGCGGTCGGTGCTCGACGAGGCCGCGAAGCGGGCGCTGGCGGTGGAGGTCGTCGTCCGCGACGCGTGAGAAGATCCGCGTCGTGACCCGGTCGACTTTCTGGCGCCTCGTCGCGGGCGGCATCGTGTTCGTGGCGCTCGCGATCGTCTGCCTCACCCTCGCGCCGGGGTGGTTCCACCCGTCGCTGACCGATGCCGATCTCCGCGGGGTGGGCAGCGCGGAAACCAGGATCGGCCTCCAGCAGGCACAAGCCCAGTTGCAGAACAACGTGCGGGGCACGGTGCTGCAGGCGATCGCGGGCGTGCTCGTCGTCGCGGGCGCGGCCGCCACCTGGCGCCAGGTGCACGTGAACCGAGAAGGGCAGCTCACAGAACGGTTCACGCGCGCGGTCGACCACGTCGGCAGCGAGAACCGCGACGTGCGCATCGGCGGGTTGTACGCACTGGAACGGGTCGCGCGGAACTCGCCCGCCGACCGCGACACGATCCAGTTCCTCCTCGCCACCTTCGTCCGCACCCACGCGCCGTGGGCGGTCGGCGCGCCGGACGGTCCCGAGCATCCCACTCCGACGGTGGACGAAAGCGTGTCGTGGCTCCAGGTCAGGGCGCCGGACATCCAAGCGGCGCTGGACATCCTCGGCCGCGTGCCGTGTTCGAAGAACCGGCCGCGGCTCTATCTGTCCCGAGTGGACTTGAGGAGCCTGCAACTGCACAACGCCCGCCTCGTCGACACCCAGCTCCGGCACGCCAATCTCGCGCGGGCGTGGCTGCGCGGGGTGCGCATGGACTCGAGCGATCTGAAGGGGACCGATCTGCGCCGGGCGAACCTCGAAGGCGCCGTGTTCAGGAACGCCAACCTCGGCGGTGTCCAGTTCGCGGGCGCCAGGGTGCGCGGGGTCGATTTCCGGGAAGCCGATCTGACCGGTGCGGACCTCGGCGGCGCCGACGTCTGCGGGGCGGATTTCCGTGGTGCGAACCTGACCGGAACCGCGTTCGCCGGTGCGTTCGCGGACGGGGCGACCCGATGGCCCGACGGGTTCGACACCGGCCGCCTGACCAGGCCCGCGGGTGAGAAGCCCCACGCGAGGTAAATTCGGTGGACCGGCGCCCGTATACTTAGCGTCGTGGGTTTTCAGGAGATCATGAGGGAATAGCTCCGGTGCCGGGTCACGCCCGGCCCGTCGCAGCTGTCCCGGCACCCACCCCTTTTTCGCAGTCCACAGGAGACTCCCTTGATCACGGCCACCGGCCTTGAGCTGCGCGCTGGTTCGCGCATTCTGCTCTCCGGCACCACACTCCGCATCCAGCAGGGCGACCGCATCGGCCTCGTCGGCCGCAACGGCGCTGGCAAGACCACCTCGCTCAAGGTGCTCGCCGGCGAGGGCGAGCCCTACTCCGGCGAGGTCAAGCAGACCGGTGAACTCGGCTACCTGCCGCAGGACCCCCGCGAAGGCGACCTCTCGGTGACCGCGAAGGACAGGGTGCTGTCCGCGCGCGGTCTCGACACCTTGTTGCGGGACATGGAAAAGCAGCAGATGGCGATGGCCGAGCTCGCCGACGACGACGC is part of the Amycolatopsis sp. CA-230715 genome and encodes:
- a CDS encoding acVLRF1 family peptidyl-tRNA hydrolase; translated protein: MNRTRRVAGGGRAVEVAPERLGGWFARFADRNGGIAHTRPGADEVVVTAGNGATATVTVPFPPLDAPGDLDALIAHANAPRRIGLLLVRLGGHSVGVAEGGRVVVSRTAGRLVHGRSAAGGWSQQRFARRRDAQARQAVRAAASDAADVLGTRLPELDAVVLGGDRAALDEVRRDRRLSGVFALALPRVLDVAEPRRSVLDEAAKRALAVEVVVRDA
- a CDS encoding pentapeptide repeat-containing protein — protein: MTRSTFWRLVAGGIVFVALAIVCLTLAPGWFHPSLTDADLRGVGSAETRIGLQQAQAQLQNNVRGTVLQAIAGVLVVAGAAATWRQVHVNREGQLTERFTRAVDHVGSENRDVRIGGLYALERVARNSPADRDTIQFLLATFVRTHAPWAVGAPDGPEHPTPTVDESVSWLQVRAPDIQAALDILGRVPCSKNRPRLYLSRVDLRSLQLHNARLVDTQLRHANLARAWLRGVRMDSSDLKGTDLRRANLEGAVFRNANLGGVQFAGARVRGVDFREADLTGADLGGADVCGADFRGANLTGTAFAGAFADGATRWPDGFDTGRLTRPAGEKPHAR